A single genomic interval of Tindallia californiensis harbors:
- a CDS encoding acyltransferase family protein → MAKKRIYELHFIRSIACLCVVFVHSMTRVVEIHASELTDNQVLWLMTLRLFFTFGTPIFIFLSEFLISYSYADGIPEGFLKKRAQYILLPYLSMSVVYAFIMVHESSETLISNGLISSFSVYVLQNLLFGFYNHGYFIIVIFQFYLLHIWLRRFLERQQPGLVIAVSLAINLVYLSYFNMTPPPEIPFGEYLWRGLHWVPFPSWIFYFTLGYYGGRHYDVLKEKVLNLGVKIHLVPVLAAIPVITFYLRGIIVEDSSRRVDILFLTTAMIFLLFRMSFRMKKIPEIFNGLNHSSFGIYLLHMVFLYLMTLLFETYRILAYHPLLTLLVMFVGSVTLSVLATELISRLSFGYVIIGKKPEYQWMWSRAKKKCPI, encoded by the coding sequence ATGGCTAAAAAACGTATTTATGAACTTCATTTTATCCGCAGTATTGCCTGTCTTTGTGTCGTATTTGTACACAGCATGACCAGGGTAGTGGAAATACACGCATCGGAATTAACGGACAATCAGGTTTTATGGCTGATGACATTGCGCCTGTTTTTTACCTTTGGCACGCCTATCTTTATTTTTCTTTCCGAATTCCTTATTTCCTACTCTTACGCAGACGGCATACCTGAGGGGTTTCTGAAAAAGAGAGCTCAGTATATATTACTTCCTTACTTATCCATGAGTGTGGTATATGCTTTTATTATGGTGCATGAATCCAGCGAAACGCTGATTTCCAACGGACTTATAAGCAGCTTCAGTGTATATGTCCTTCAAAATTTACTTTTTGGTTTTTATAATCATGGTTACTTCATTATTGTCATCTTCCAGTTTTATCTGTTACACATTTGGCTGCGTCGGTTTTTGGAACGCCAGCAACCAGGCCTGGTAATTGCTGTATCCCTGGCAATTAACCTGGTATATCTGAGCTATTTTAATATGACTCCTCCGCCGGAGATTCCCTTTGGTGAGTATCTTTGGAGAGGGTTGCACTGGGTTCCTTTTCCGTCCTGGATTTTCTATTTCACATTGGGTTATTATGGCGGCAGGCATTATGATGTCTTAAAAGAGAAGGTTTTGAATCTGGGTGTTAAAATTCATCTCGTACCTGTTTTGGCAGCCATTCCTGTAATTACGTTTTACCTCAGGGGTATTATTGTTGAGGATAGCTCCAGAAGAGTTGATATTTTATTCTTAACAACGGCTATGATTTTTCTCCTTTTCCGGATGTCTTTTAGAATGAAAAAAATACCGGAAATATTTAATGGACTGAATCATTCCTCTTTTGGTATTTATTTGCTGCATATGGTGTTTCTCTATCTCATGACACTGTTATTTGAGACTTACCGGATACTGGCTTATCATCCGCTGCTTACGCTGCTGGTCATGTTTGTGGGAAGTGTCACGCTATCTGTGCTGGCAACGGAATTGATCAGCCGACTTTCTTTTGGCTATGTTATAATTGGAAAAAAGCCCGAGTACCAATGGATGTGGTCTCGGGCGAAGAAAAAATGTCCTATATAG